A window of Mucilaginibacter paludis DSM 18603 contains these coding sequences:
- the mutY gene encoding A/G-specific adenine glycosylase → MNFTDNLLQWYNKNRRDLPWRNTTDPYIIWLSEIILQQTRVDQGMPYFYRFAEAYPTVTAFAAATEDEILKLWQGLGYYSRGRNMLKTARIVQEKFNGNFPHRYDDLIALKGIGEYTAAAISSFAANQAKAVVDGNVSRVIARYLGISEPINSTAGKKLFQQLANELLNQQLPAMHNQAMMEFGALQCRPKNPDCGICPVKAGCYAYQNNQVNQLPVKLKTVKIKNRYFNYFLISSNDEVLLNKRGDNDIWANMYDLPMIETNELWSPEQLFSSPDIVSLFGIIPQIIEIYPVQKHILTHQHIHARFYHICLEQNKFKLKSTFFFAEVKNLNSFALPKIIFLFLNKFFKF, encoded by the coding sequence ATGAATTTTACTGATAACCTGCTGCAATGGTACAACAAAAACCGTCGCGATTTGCCCTGGAGAAACACTACTGACCCCTATATTATCTGGTTATCCGAAATTATTTTACAGCAAACACGGGTAGACCAGGGCATGCCTTACTTTTACCGCTTTGCAGAAGCTTACCCAACAGTTACCGCCTTTGCCGCCGCTACCGAAGATGAGATATTGAAACTTTGGCAAGGACTGGGCTATTACTCAAGGGGCAGAAACATGCTTAAAACTGCCCGGATTGTACAGGAAAAATTTAACGGCAATTTCCCCCACCGGTATGATGACCTGATTGCCTTAAAGGGAATAGGCGAATATACCGCCGCCGCCATATCATCATTTGCGGCTAACCAGGCTAAGGCCGTGGTTGATGGTAATGTAAGCAGAGTGATTGCGCGCTACCTCGGCATCAGCGAGCCCATTAACAGCACTGCCGGTAAAAAGTTGTTCCAGCAGCTGGCAAACGAATTACTTAACCAGCAATTACCGGCCATGCACAACCAGGCTATGATGGAGTTTGGGGCCCTGCAGTGTAGGCCTAAAAACCCGGACTGCGGTATATGCCCTGTTAAAGCGGGTTGTTACGCTTATCAAAACAACCAGGTTAACCAATTGCCGGTTAAGCTTAAAACCGTTAAAATAAAAAACCGCTACTTCAATTATTTTTTAATCAGCAGCAACGATGAGGTGTTATTAAACAAAAGGGGCGATAACGATATCTGGGCAAACATGTATGATTTGCCCATGATAGAAACAAACGAATTATGGAGCCCCGAACAATTATTTTCATCTCCCGATATTGTTTCCTTGTTTGGTATTATTCCTCAAATTATTGAAATATATCCGGTTCAGAAGCATATTCTTACCCATCAGCATATCCACGCCAGATTTTACCACATTTGCTTAGAACAAAATAAATTTAAATTAAAATCAACATTTTTTTTCGCAGAAGTCAAAAATTTAAATAGTTTCGCACTTCCAAAAATAATTTTTCTATTTTTAAATAAATTTTTTAAATTCTAA
- a CDS encoding tetratricopeptide repeat protein: MQKKQIVVIVIVVAIMGYLLSLPVKGLVKPKEARASNGAKITEARSVSNNANVNAEYVSAPAKVAIGNALSAEITALENSLKNAGNNAEKLRFQTALAKKWDDVNQPAPAAFYYLALAREQNSYQDWLNAGDRFNDAYKTTQDTIAQPVFVVNAVEAFQSALKLKPESLDAKTGLGIADVNGGAASPMEGIGLLLGVVAKDPNNRKANLSLGLFAMKSGQFQKAVDRFKTLVAQKPELEPYFYLAESYKQLGMKAEAIDAYQKCKSMMPDPVFGQRIDEYIKELKN, encoded by the coding sequence ATGCAAAAGAAGCAAATAGTTGTGATAGTGATAGTAGTTGCTATAATGGGCTATTTGCTTTCTTTGCCCGTTAAGGGTTTGGTAAAGCCTAAAGAGGCGCGCGCCAGTAACGGCGCCAAAATTACCGAAGCAAGATCGGTTAGTAACAATGCAAACGTTAATGCGGAGTATGTTTCCGCACCTGCAAAAGTAGCCATAGGTAATGCCTTATCGGCAGAAATTACAGCGCTGGAGAATAGCCTGAAGAATGCCGGCAATAATGCCGAAAAACTTCGCTTTCAAACAGCCCTGGCAAAAAAATGGGACGATGTTAACCAACCCGCACCGGCTGCTTTTTACTACCTGGCCCTTGCCAGGGAACAAAACAGTTACCAGGATTGGCTTAACGCCGGCGATAGGTTTAACGATGCTTATAAAACCACGCAGGACACTATTGCACAACCCGTTTTTGTAGTGAATGCAGTTGAAGCTTTTCAAAGCGCTTTGAAATTAAAGCCCGAAAGTTTAGATGCTAAAACAGGTTTAGGTATTGCCGATGTTAATGGCGGTGCCGCCAGCCCCATGGAAGGGATTGGATTGTTACTGGGGGTTGTTGCCAAAGATCCGAACAACCGCAAGGCAAACCTTAGTTTAGGCTTGTTTGCGATGAAATCTGGTCAGTTCCAAAAAGCGGTAGATAGGTTTAAAACCCTTGTAGCGCAAAAGCCCGAACTGGAACCCTATTTTTACCTTGCTGAAAGTTACAAGCAGCTGGGCATGAAAGCGGAGGCGATTGATGCTTACCAGAAATGTAAAAGCATGATGCCCGATCCGGTGTTTGGGCAACGCATTGATGAATATATCAAAGAATTAAAGAATTAA
- a CDS encoding single-stranded DNA-binding protein, which produces MSGINKVILVGHLGKNPDIRYLDGGVSVASFPLATSETFNKDGRKIEQTEWHNIVMWRGLADVAAKFLQKGKLVYIEGKLRTRAFEDKEGIKKYTTEVVAENFTLLGRKTDFESDDIKTTDAINQDGTTGIDNSPY; this is translated from the coding sequence ATGTCTGGAATAAATAAGGTAATACTGGTGGGGCATTTAGGCAAAAACCCTGATATTCGCTACCTTGACGGAGGGGTATCTGTAGCAAGCTTTCCGCTGGCAACATCTGAAACTTTTAATAAGGATGGCCGTAAAATTGAACAAACTGAATGGCATAACATTGTAATGTGGCGCGGGCTGGCAGATGTAGCCGCTAAATTTTTACAGAAAGGAAAGCTTGTTTATATTGAAGGAAAGCTAAGAACCAGGGCTTTTGAAGATAAAGAAGGAATAAAAAAATACACCACTGAGGTTGTTGCCGAAAACTTTACTTTATTGGGCCGAAAAACAGATTTTGAAAGCGATGACATAAAGACTACCGATGCTATCAACCAGGATGGCACCACCGGAATAGATAACTCACCTTATTAA
- a CDS encoding HU family DNA-binding protein translates to MTKAEIIAEISTKTGIEKIDVQETVEAFFKVVKTSMVGGENVYVRGFGSFVVKKRAKKTARNISKNTAIIIPEHFVPSFKPAKTFVEKVRTGNKVKAVK, encoded by the coding sequence ATGACTAAGGCAGAAATTATCGCTGAAATCTCAACTAAGACAGGTATTGAGAAAATTGACGTTCAGGAAACTGTTGAGGCATTTTTTAAAGTGGTAAAAACCTCTATGGTAGGTGGCGAAAATGTATATGTTAGAGGTTTCGGTAGCTTTGTTGTTAAAAAAAGAGCTAAAAAAACTGCTCGTAATATATCAAAAAACACTGCCATTATTATTCCGGAGCATTTTGTACCCAGCTTTAAACCAGCCAAAACTTTTGTTGAAAAAGTTAGAACCGGCAACAAAGTTAAAGCTGTAAAATAA